Genomic segment of Streptococcus australis:
CAACATGAATATCCCAGCTATTTTTGCCTATGGTGGAACTATTGCACCGGGAAATCTTGATGGCAAAGACATTGACTTGGTTTCGGTATTTGAAGGAATCGGAAAATGGAACCACGGTGATATGACAGCTGAGGACGTGAAGCGTCTCGAATGTAATGCCTGCCCGGGCCCTGGTGGCTGTGGTGGTATGTACACTGCTAATACCATGGCGACTGCTATTGAAGTTCTAGGTATGAGTTTGCCAGGATCTTCATCTCACCCAGCTGAATCAGCTGACAAGAAAGAAGATATCGAAGCAGCAGGACGTGCTGTTGTCAAGATGCTGGAGCTTGGTCTCAAACCATCAGATATCTTGACTCGTGAAGCCTTTGAAGATGCTATCACTGTAACTATGGCTCTGGGTGGTTCTACAAATGCCACTCTTCACTTGCTTGCCATTGCCCATGCTGCCAATGTTGACTTGTCACTTGAGGACTTCAATACGATCCAAGAACGTGTGCCTCACTTGGCCGACTTGAAACCTTCTGGTCAGTATGTCTTCCAAGACCTCTACGAAGTCGGTGGTGTCCCTGCGGTTATGAAGTACTTGTTGGCAAATGGTTTCCTTCACGGAGACCGTATCACATGTACTGGTAAGACTGTTGCTGAGAACTTGGCTGACTTTGCAGACCTCACGCCAGGTCAAAAAGTCATCATGCCACTGGAAAATCCAAAACGTGCAGATGGTCCGCTTATCATCTTGAACGGGAACCTTGCCCCTGACGGTGCGGTTGCCAAGGTATCAGGTGTTAAAGTGCGTCGTCACGTTGGTCCAGCTAAGGTCTTTGACTCAGAAGAAGATGCTATCCAGGCCGTTCTGACAGATGAAATCGTTGATGGCGATGTAGTCGTTGTTCGTTTCGTTGGACCTAAAGGTGGTCCTGGTATGCCTGAGATGCTG
This window contains:
- the ilvD gene encoding dihydroxy-acid dehydratase, with protein sequence MTELDTRHRSSIYDSMVKSPNRAMLRATGMTDKDFETPIVGVISTWAENTPCNIHLHDFGKLAKEGVKSAGAWPVQFGTITVADGIAMGTPGMRFSLTSRDIIADSIEAAMGGHNVDAFVAIGGCDKNMPGSMIAIANMNIPAIFAYGGTIAPGNLDGKDIDLVSVFEGIGKWNHGDMTAEDVKRLECNACPGPGGCGGMYTANTMATAIEVLGMSLPGSSSHPAESADKKEDIEAAGRAVVKMLELGLKPSDILTREAFEDAITVTMALGGSTNATLHLLAIAHAANVDLSLEDFNTIQERVPHLADLKPSGQYVFQDLYEVGGVPAVMKYLLANGFLHGDRITCTGKTVAENLADFADLTPGQKVIMPLENPKRADGPLIILNGNLAPDGAVAKVSGVKVRRHVGPAKVFDSEEDAIQAVLTDEIVDGDVVVVRFVGPKGGPGMPEMLSLSSMIVGKGQGDKVALLTDGRFSGGTYGLVVGHIAPEAQDGGPIAYLRTGDIVTVDQDTKEISMAVSEEELEKRKAETTLPPLYSRGVLGKYAHIVSSASRGAVTDFWNMDKSGKK